The Mycolicibacterium boenickei genome has a segment encoding these proteins:
- the arfC gene encoding channel accessory protein ArfC, sunset domain variant, producing MNDVNWWLMALAFVLGLVLTLALTLRRVKREVPVYGALGRRPDAAAAAGGAAAKATGGGTAGGATAVADDATTKLPKVSSGDEPTTQLPKVTSAGAAAAGAAAAGAAGAAKFASGGGAHEAADDDAAAGAGDDVKVVEETPYGAGSIRVSGAGTPTGYLIKGNEDSMLYHSPESPSYSVTIAEIWFADVETAEKAGFNRWDSGKSQREKK from the coding sequence ATGAACGATGTGAACTGGTGGTTGATGGCCCTGGCCTTCGTGCTCGGGCTGGTGTTGACGCTGGCGTTGACCCTGCGCAGGGTCAAGCGGGAGGTGCCGGTGTACGGCGCCCTGGGCCGTCGTCCCGATGCGGCGGCCGCGGCCGGCGGTGCTGCCGCCAAGGCGACCGGCGGTGGAACTGCCGGTGGCGCAACGGCTGTCGCGGATGACGCCACGACCAAGCTGCCGAAGGTGAGCTCGGGCGACGAGCCCACCACGCAGCTGCCGAAGGTCACCAGCGCAGGCGCGGCGGCGGCGGGTGCCGCTGCCGCCGGTGCGGCGGGGGCGGCCAAGTTCGCCTCCGGCGGAGGTGCCCATGAAGCTGCCGATGACGATGCCGCCGCGGGAGCCGGCGACGACGTCAAGGTCGTCGAGGAGACGCCGTACGGCGCCGGTTCGATCCGGGTGTCGGGTGCGGGTACCCCGACGGGTTATCTGATCAAGGGCAACGAGGATTCGATGCTCTATCACTCGCCGGAGAGCCCGTCCTACTCGGTGACCATCGCCGAGATCTGGTTCGCCGACGTCGAAACCGCCGAGAAGGCCGGGTTCAACCGGTGGGACAGCGGTAAATCCCAGCGCGAGAAGAAGTAA
- a CDS encoding TetR/AcrR family transcriptional regulator C-terminal domain-containing protein: protein MVKERAGGDRSSGGDPVRTLELLWREPGQGARTRGPKQRTTVDAVIAAAIRIADADGLDALTMRAVAEQLGVTTMATYTYVPGKAELLDLMVDAVYRQMPRRDFTGKPWRERVSVIAEENLAMFERHPWITYLPTTRPPLGPGMMAKYEHELSAFDSLGLTDLDMDSALTYVLGFVNSVARIAIDSRRAAADSGQSDGQWWERVGPLLERVLDEDRFPLASRVGTVAGQTFDAAYSATHAYEFGLARVLDGLAELIDGD from the coding sequence ATGGTGAAGGAACGCGCAGGTGGAGACCGCAGCAGCGGCGGCGACCCGGTTCGCACGCTCGAGCTGCTCTGGCGTGAGCCGGGTCAGGGTGCTCGCACCCGCGGCCCGAAACAGCGCACGACCGTCGATGCGGTGATCGCTGCCGCCATTCGGATCGCCGACGCGGACGGGCTGGATGCGCTCACCATGCGGGCGGTCGCCGAGCAACTGGGCGTGACGACGATGGCCACCTACACCTATGTGCCGGGCAAGGCGGAACTGCTGGACCTGATGGTCGATGCCGTGTACCGGCAGATGCCTCGTCGTGACTTCACCGGAAAGCCGTGGCGGGAGCGGGTTTCCGTCATCGCCGAGGAGAACCTCGCGATGTTCGAGAGGCACCCCTGGATCACCTACCTGCCCACGACCCGCCCGCCGCTCGGCCCGGGAATGATGGCCAAGTACGAGCATGAACTGAGCGCGTTCGATTCCCTCGGGCTTACCGACCTCGACATGGATTCCGCGCTGACGTATGTGCTGGGTTTCGTGAACTCTGTCGCCCGGATCGCGATCGATTCGCGCCGGGCGGCGGCTGACAGCGGACAGAGTGACGGGCAGTGGTGGGAACGCGTCGGGCCACTGCTGGAGCGGGTCCTCGACGAGGACAGGTTCCCGTTGGCCTCGCGCGTCGGCACGGTGGCCGGTCAGACCTTCGACGCGGCCTACAGTGCCACGCACGCATACGAGTTCGGCTTGGCGCGGGTGCTGGACGGGCTGGCCGAGCTCATCGATGGAGACTGA
- a CDS encoding MFS transporter gives MNATVSSLSARRKAIILVSCCLSLLIVSMDATIVNVAIPSIRDDLDASPSQLQWIVDVYTLVLASLLLLAGATGDRFGRRRTFQLGLTIFAVASLLCSLAPNIETLIAARFLQAIGGSMLNPVAMSIITQVFTDRVERARAIGVWGGVVGISMALGPIVGGALIQYVDWRAVFWINLPICALAVVLTAIFVPESKSATMRDLDPVGQALGVAFLFGVVFVLIEGPGFGWTDPRTLGVAVVALTALVAFLRYESRRKDPFIDLRFFRSVPFASATLIAVCAFAAYGAFLFMMSLYLQTERGYSAMHTGLIYLPVAVGALIFSPLSGRLVGRYGSRPSLLVAGATITVATILLTRLTGDTPVWQLLVMFAVFGIGFSMVNAPITTTAVSGMPLDRAGAASAVASTSRQVGVSVGVALCGSVAGAALAGTGVDFAAAARPLWFVCAALGLVIFALGVISTTPWALRSAQKLAPLIGQHHVAEVAHVR, from the coding sequence GTGAATGCAACTGTCAGCTCGCTCAGCGCACGGCGCAAGGCGATCATCCTCGTCTCGTGCTGTCTGAGCCTGCTGATCGTGTCGATGGACGCCACCATCGTCAACGTCGCCATCCCGAGCATCCGTGACGACCTGGACGCCTCACCGTCGCAATTGCAGTGGATCGTCGATGTCTACACGCTGGTGCTGGCCTCGCTGCTGTTGCTGGCCGGCGCCACCGGCGACCGGTTCGGCCGCAGGCGGACGTTCCAGCTGGGCCTGACGATCTTCGCGGTGGCCTCGCTGCTGTGCAGCCTGGCGCCCAACATCGAGACACTCATCGCGGCCCGATTTCTGCAGGCCATCGGCGGTTCGATGCTCAACCCGGTGGCGATGTCGATCATCACCCAGGTGTTCACCGACCGGGTGGAACGCGCCAGGGCCATCGGTGTCTGGGGCGGGGTGGTCGGCATCTCGATGGCCCTCGGCCCGATCGTGGGCGGGGCGCTGATCCAATACGTGGACTGGCGTGCGGTGTTCTGGATCAACCTGCCGATCTGCGCTTTGGCCGTCGTGCTCACCGCGATCTTCGTGCCCGAATCCAAGTCGGCGACGATGCGCGATCTGGACCCGGTCGGCCAGGCGCTGGGTGTGGCCTTCCTGTTCGGAGTGGTCTTCGTGCTCATCGAGGGCCCCGGATTCGGCTGGACGGACCCGCGCACCCTGGGCGTCGCAGTGGTCGCGTTGACCGCCCTGGTGGCGTTCCTGCGCTACGAATCGCGGCGGAAGGACCCATTTATCGATCTGCGGTTCTTCCGCAGCGTGCCGTTCGCCTCGGCCACATTGATCGCGGTCTGTGCGTTCGCCGCGTACGGGGCGTTCCTGTTCATGATGTCGCTGTACCTGCAGACCGAACGGGGCTACTCGGCGATGCACACCGGCTTGATCTACCTGCCGGTCGCGGTGGGTGCGCTGATCTTCTCGCCGCTGTCGGGCCGCCTGGTGGGGCGCTACGGCAGCAGGCCCTCGCTGCTGGTCGCGGGAGCGACGATCACCGTGGCGACGATTCTGCTGACCCGGTTGACCGGGGACACTCCGGTGTGGCAGCTGCTGGTGATGTTCGCGGTGTTCGGCATCGGCTTCTCGATGGTCAACGCCCCGATCACCACCACGGCGGTCAGCGGGATGCCGCTGGACCGCGCGGGCGCGGCGTCGGCGGTGGCCTCCACCAGTCGCCAGGTCGGGGTGAGTGTCGGTGTGGCCCTGTGCGGTTCGGTGGCCGGCGCGGCGCTGGCCGGGACCGGGGTGGATTTCGCCGCGGCCGCCCGCCCGCTGTGGTTCGTCTGTGCCGCACTGGGTTTGGTGATCTTCGCGCTGGGCGTCATCTCCACCACGCCGTGGGCGTTGCGCTCCGCGCAGAAGCTGGCGCCCCTGATCGGTCAGCACCATGTCGCGGAGGTGGCCCATGTCCGGTGA
- a CDS encoding DUF2630 family protein, producing MAKDQDILAEVHRLVAEEQELRTKLQRREIDETEEQQRLRSLEVALDQCWDLLRQRRALRDTGQDPGLAQKRPGDEVEGYRG from the coding sequence GTGGCCAAAGATCAAGACATCCTCGCCGAAGTTCACCGGCTCGTTGCCGAAGAGCAGGAGCTCCGGACCAAACTGCAACGCCGGGAGATCGACGAAACCGAAGAGCAGCAACGGCTGAGATCGCTGGAAGTCGCCCTCGACCAGTGCTGGGACCTGTTGCGGCAGCGCCGTGCGCTGCGTGACACGGGACAGGACCCCGGGCTGGCCCAGAAGCGCCCCGGCGACGAGGTCGAAGGTTATCGGGGCTGA
- the arfB gene encoding channel accessory protein ArfB, with translation MDFVIQWLWYLLAFVVGSLVAWLISVVTVKPTSEEEAFAELPGSREIGARR, from the coding sequence ATGGACTTCGTAATCCAATGGTTGTGGTATCTGCTCGCGTTCGTGGTGGGGTCCCTGGTGGCCTGGCTGATTTCAGTGGTGACCGTCAAGCCCACGAGCGAGGAAGAGGCATTCGCCGAACTGCCCGGCTCGCGTGAGATCGGAGCACGGCGATGA
- a CDS encoding sensor histidine kinase: protein MRPLTRIFRRTPSLRTRVAFATAIGAAIVVVIVGTIVWVGITNDRKERLDRRLDEAAGFAIPFLPRGLGEIPRSPSDQDAVITVRQAGNVSSNSTIVLPELPDGYADTYIDGVRWRVRTVQIPAPGPMWVAVGATYDATIADTNNLHRRVLIICVFAVGAATVLGWVLAAFAVRPLKRLAEQTREIEAGDEAPDVEVRGASEAVEIADAVNGMLQRIWKEQDRTKAALTSARDFASVSAHELRTPLTAMRTNLEVLSTLDMPDDQRKEVVSDVIRTQSRIEATLGALERLAQGELTTTDDHVTVDITELLDRAAHDAMRVYPDLEVSLAPSPTVIIIGLPTGLRLAVDNAIANAVKHGGATRVQLSAVSSREGVEIAIDDDGVGVPEEEREMVFDRFSRGSTASRSGSGLGLALVAQQAELHGGTATLESSPLGGARLLLRLPGPH, encoded by the coding sequence ATGAGACCGCTGACCCGGATCTTCCGCCGCACACCGTCGCTGCGGACCCGGGTCGCGTTCGCCACCGCCATCGGCGCGGCAATCGTCGTCGTCATCGTCGGCACCATCGTCTGGGTCGGCATCACCAACGACCGCAAGGAACGGCTGGACCGCCGCCTCGACGAGGCCGCAGGCTTCGCCATCCCGTTCCTGCCGCGCGGCCTCGGCGAGATCCCCCGCTCCCCCAGCGATCAGGATGCCGTGATCACGGTGCGCCAGGCCGGGAACGTCTCGTCGAACTCGACCATCGTGCTGCCGGAGCTTCCCGACGGCTACGCCGACACCTACATCGACGGGGTCCGCTGGCGGGTGCGCACCGTTCAGATCCCCGCCCCCGGCCCCATGTGGGTGGCAGTCGGCGCGACGTACGACGCCACCATCGCCGACACCAACAACCTGCACCGCAGGGTGCTCATCATCTGCGTGTTCGCCGTCGGCGCGGCCACCGTACTGGGTTGGGTACTGGCCGCATTCGCGGTCCGCCCGCTCAAACGGCTCGCCGAGCAGACCCGCGAGATCGAGGCCGGCGACGAGGCCCCCGATGTCGAAGTACGCGGGGCCAGCGAGGCCGTCGAGATCGCCGACGCCGTCAACGGCATGCTGCAACGCATCTGGAAGGAACAGGACCGCACCAAGGCGGCGCTCACCTCGGCCCGCGACTTCGCCTCGGTGTCGGCCCACGAGCTGCGCACCCCGCTCACCGCGATGCGCACCAACCTCGAGGTCCTGTCCACCCTCGACATGCCCGACGACCAACGCAAGGAGGTGGTCAGCGATGTCATCCGCACCCAGTCGCGCATCGAGGCCACCCTCGGCGCCCTGGAGCGCCTCGCCCAGGGCGAACTGACCACCACCGACGACCACGTCACCGTCGACATCACCGAACTGCTCGACCGCGCTGCCCACGACGCGATGCGCGTCTACCCCGATCTCGAGGTCTCGCTGGCACCCTCACCGACGGTGATCATCATCGGGCTGCCGACCGGCCTGCGACTCGCGGTGGACAACGCCATCGCCAACGCCGTGAAGCACGGCGGTGCCACCCGGGTGCAGTTGTCGGCCGTGAGCTCACGCGAAGGCGTGGAGATCGCCATCGACGACGACGGGGTGGGCGTACCGGAGGAAGAACGCGAAATGGTGTTCGACCGCTTCTCCCGGGGGTCGACGGCATCGCGGTCGGGCTCCGGGCTGGGCCTGGCGCTCGTGGCCCAGCAGGCCGAATTGCACGGCGGCACGGCCACTCTGGAGTCCAGCCCGCTCGGTGGGGCGCGCCTGTTGCTACGCCTTCCCGGCCCGCACTGA
- a CDS encoding MarR family winged helix-turn-helix transcriptional regulator encodes MSGDRQPELADEVWHGLTALVFDHRDRWRRAVIERTGLPFSRIRILKRLAREPLTVKQLAYAATVDAPAATVAVNDLEERGLVVREVDPANRRSKLVSLTDDGRALLARIDQVEDPAPPALAALDAGDLEALRVILRKITAP; translated from the coding sequence ATGTCCGGTGACCGGCAGCCTGAGTTGGCCGATGAGGTGTGGCACGGCCTGACCGCGTTGGTGTTCGACCACCGCGACCGCTGGCGGCGGGCCGTGATCGAGCGGACCGGGCTTCCGTTCAGCCGCATCCGCATCTTGAAACGGCTTGCGCGCGAACCGCTGACCGTTAAGCAGTTGGCCTACGCGGCGACGGTCGATGCCCCGGCGGCCACGGTCGCGGTGAACGACCTCGAGGAGCGTGGGCTGGTGGTGCGTGAGGTCGACCCCGCCAACCGGCGCAGCAAGCTGGTCTCGCTCACCGACGACGGTCGCGCGCTGCTGGCGCGTATCGACCAGGTCGAGGACCCGGCGCCGCCCGCGCTCGCAGCGCTCGACGCCGGGGACCTCGAAGCCTTGCGGGTGATCCTGCGCAAGATCACCGCGCCGTAG
- a CDS encoding FKBP-type peptidyl-prolyl cis-trans isomerase, translating to MSTKPDIEFPDGPAPAELVITDLVVGDGPEAVPGGTVEVHYVGVEYDTGEEFDSSWNRGESIEFPLRGLIQGWQDGIPGMRVGGRRQLVIPPAQAYGPAGSGHRLSGKTLIFVIDLLATR from the coding sequence GTGAGTACAAAACCTGACATCGAGTTTCCCGATGGACCTGCCCCTGCTGAATTGGTCATCACCGACCTGGTGGTCGGCGACGGCCCCGAGGCGGTGCCCGGCGGCACCGTCGAGGTGCATTACGTGGGCGTCGAATACGACACCGGTGAGGAGTTCGACAGTTCATGGAATCGCGGCGAGTCCATTGAATTTCCGTTGCGTGGCCTAATTCAGGGCTGGCAGGACGGAATTCCCGGGATGCGGGTCGGTGGCCGCCGCCAACTGGTCATTCCGCCGGCACAGGCCTACGGTCCGGCCGGTTCGGGGCACCGACTTTCGGGCAAGACGCTGATCTTCGTGATCGATCTGCTCGCCACTCGCTGA
- the arfA gene encoding channel-forming protein ArfA/OmpATb: MSGSDESRTITGWQTASKLYRRPPGLGWLLALAAVPLLLGLIGWGGLDRSQKNGDVTLPDVNPTATLTAPDVNAPDVNAPNVNLPNLSFAPLSIARNGNDFTLTGDLPDAAAKASLLDWLRGKFGADVNLVDNLNLRPGVSTPDVSALGKVFDAAAEGIPDFNFSVDGDTVTLTGTAPSAEVRDAVEAAAKAAWPNIKLVNNIQIAAAPAAPAPPAPGAPGAPGAPGGTPGPCAALQGDVSALLRTPINFSTDGFVLAPASQQLLSQVADKLKTCAGAQVAVTGYTDSSGNDAINVPLSGNRAKAVADYLVSQGLAADHVRSSGAGSANPIASNDTPEGKAQNRRVEITVN, encoded by the coding sequence ATGTCGGGTTCGGACGAATCTCGGACAATCACAGGCTGGCAAACAGCCTCCAAGTTATATCGACGACCACCCGGCTTGGGTTGGTTGTTGGCGCTGGCGGCAGTTCCGTTGTTGCTGGGGCTGATCGGATGGGGCGGTCTCGACCGCTCGCAAAAGAACGGTGATGTGACGCTTCCGGATGTGAATCCGACGGCGACGTTGACCGCACCGGACGTGAATGCCCCGGACGTCAACGCGCCCAACGTCAATTTGCCGAACCTTTCGTTCGCGCCATTGTCGATTGCCCGTAACGGTAATGACTTCACGCTCACCGGTGATCTGCCGGACGCGGCCGCCAAAGCCTCGCTGCTGGACTGGCTGCGCGGAAAGTTCGGTGCTGACGTCAATCTGGTCGACAACCTCAATCTGCGTCCGGGTGTGAGCACCCCCGACGTGTCGGCACTGGGCAAGGTGTTCGACGCCGCGGCCGAGGGCATTCCGGATTTCAATTTCAGCGTCGACGGTGACACCGTGACGCTCACCGGTACCGCCCCGTCGGCGGAGGTTCGCGATGCGGTCGAGGCGGCTGCCAAGGCCGCATGGCCGAACATCAAGCTGGTCAACAACATTCAGATTGCAGCCGCTCCGGCTGCGCCCGCGCCTCCGGCGCCGGGGGCTCCTGGTGCTCCTGGTGCGCCGGGTGGCACGCCAGGGCCCTGCGCCGCGCTGCAAGGTGACGTGAGCGCACTGCTGCGTACCCCGATCAACTTCAGTACCGACGGGTTCGTCCTGGCTCCGGCATCGCAGCAGCTGCTGTCGCAGGTGGCCGACAAGCTCAAGACCTGCGCAGGCGCACAGGTGGCCGTCACCGGTTACACCGACAGCTCGGGCAATGATGCGATCAACGTGCCGCTGAGCGGCAACCGCGCCAAAGCCGTTGCCGATTATCTGGTTTCGCAGGGGCTGGCCGCCGACCACGTGAGGTCGTCCGGTGCGGGTTCGGCGAATCCGATCGCCAGCAATGACACCCCCGAAGGCAAGGCGCAGAACCGCCGCGTCGAGATCACGGTCAATTAG
- a CDS encoding amidohydrolase, producing the protein MREPSDHLMSRRQALTMLGLLGAAPVVLAGCNTRPSRPSAESAEVIFRNGTVYTVDPAKPRAEAVATRGKQIVQVGTTDEVMALAGPSTRVVDLDGGMLLPGFAEGHIHPIAGSAITRGVDLQFDTRDAILDALRNYAPTVAGGGPVRGFGWRYDAFPATGPRREDLDAIWPDRPVLLIAIDAHSAWVNTKTLELAGITKDSADPVPGFSVFQRDPDGTPTGYLVEVPAYMQVLNSVVPMDEAFVAESLTQWAPRASEAGITSMFDAGVEIMPEDKAFGHYRNLESAGKLPFRVTGSYYYNDPKIDPLPKIIALRDGPQSELVHVNVLKIVMDGVDAGRTAAMLAPYADQPDTSGQSLFTAEQVNDVVKRADAQGIDVHVHCIGDRSTRMTLDAIDAAIETNPPRDRRNAIAHLQCVDPQDIPRLGALGVIAQISAQWATPDPYWRNVTTVRLGPERANRMYAFKSLADGGARLSFGCDWPAASYYSTFRPLEAIEIAVTRQELGKPDQAPLPRPEERLSLDQAIAAQTMGPAYQLRREDDLGSITVGKLADLVVLDKDLTAIPPHEIHQAAVKLTMMNGVVRHEK; encoded by the coding sequence ATGCGTGAACCGAGTGATCACCTGATGTCCCGCCGCCAAGCCTTGACCATGCTCGGCCTGCTGGGCGCGGCGCCGGTCGTGCTGGCCGGGTGCAACACCAGACCGAGTCGGCCATCCGCCGAGAGCGCCGAAGTCATCTTCCGCAACGGCACCGTCTACACCGTCGACCCGGCCAAGCCGAGGGCCGAAGCCGTCGCCACCCGGGGCAAACAGATCGTGCAGGTCGGAACGACCGATGAGGTCATGGCCCTGGCCGGACCGTCGACCAGGGTGGTCGACCTCGACGGCGGCATGCTGCTGCCGGGGTTTGCCGAAGGACACATCCACCCCATCGCCGGCAGTGCCATCACGCGTGGCGTCGACCTCCAGTTCGACACCCGCGATGCCATCCTCGACGCACTGCGCAACTACGCGCCCACGGTCGCCGGAGGCGGCCCGGTGCGCGGTTTCGGCTGGCGCTACGACGCGTTCCCCGCCACCGGACCCAGGCGCGAAGACCTCGACGCGATCTGGCCGGACCGCCCGGTGCTGCTGATCGCGATCGATGCCCACTCGGCGTGGGTGAACACCAAGACCCTCGAGCTCGCCGGGATCACCAAGGACTCCGCCGATCCGGTTCCGGGCTTCAGCGTGTTCCAGCGCGATCCGGACGGCACCCCGACCGGGTATCTCGTCGAGGTACCCGCGTACATGCAGGTACTGAATTCGGTGGTGCCGATGGACGAGGCGTTCGTCGCCGAATCGCTGACCCAGTGGGCGCCGAGGGCCTCGGAGGCCGGCATCACCTCGATGTTCGACGCCGGCGTCGAGATCATGCCGGAGGACAAGGCTTTCGGGCATTACCGCAACCTGGAGTCGGCAGGGAAACTGCCGTTCCGGGTGACCGGCAGCTACTACTACAACGACCCGAAGATCGACCCGCTGCCCAAGATCATCGCGCTGCGCGACGGCCCCCAGTCCGAACTCGTGCACGTCAACGTGCTGAAGATCGTGATGGACGGCGTGGACGCCGGACGCACCGCGGCGATGCTCGCACCGTACGCCGATCAGCCCGACACCAGCGGCCAATCGCTGTTCACCGCCGAGCAGGTCAACGACGTCGTCAAACGCGCCGACGCACAGGGTATCGACGTTCACGTGCACTGCATCGGCGATCGCTCGACCCGCATGACGCTCGACGCGATCGACGCCGCCATCGAGACCAACCCTCCACGCGACCGGCGAAACGCCATCGCACATCTGCAATGTGTTGACCCGCAGGATATTCCACGATTGGGCGCGCTCGGCGTCATCGCTCAGATCTCCGCCCAGTGGGCCACACCGGATCCGTACTGGCGCAACGTGACAACGGTCCGGCTCGGGCCGGAGCGGGCCAACCGCATGTACGCGTTCAAGTCGCTGGCCGACGGCGGCGCCCGCTTGTCGTTCGGCTGCGACTGGCCCGCCGCGAGCTACTACAGCACCTTCCGCCCACTCGAGGCGATCGAGATCGCGGTCACCAGACAGGAATTGGGCAAGCCCGACCAGGCGCCGCTGCCTCGTCCCGAGGAACGACTCAGTCTGGACCAGGCGATCGCCGCCCAGACCATGGGCCCGGCCTATCAACTGCGCCGCGAGGACGACCTCGGCTCCATCACAGTCGGCAAGCTGGCCGATCTGGTCGTGCTCGACAAAGACCTGACCGCGATTCCGCCGCACGAGATCCACCAGGCCGCGGTCAAGCTCACGATGATGAACGGTGTTGTCCGGCACGAGAAATAG
- a CDS encoding phytoene desaturase family protein, giving the protein MTDKALDVVIIGGGHNGLVAAAYLARAGRRVQVLERLDHVGGAAVSAHAFDGVDARLSRYSYLVSLLPQRIVTDLGARIRLSRRRISSYTPDPATGGSAGLLIGPRPTFDAIGAGADAAGFSDFYRRCGLVTSRIWPTLLQPLCTRSEMRRNVLSGQDAETAAAWEALIDRPIGEAISAAVSNDLVRGVMATDALIGTFAGIDDPSLIQNVCFLYHLIGGGTGDWDVPVGGMGAVSGALAAAATGFGAEIITGADVYAVDPDGEVRYRQAGSARCVAADRILANVTPAVLADLLGEPAPATAPGAQVKVNLMLRRLPRLRDESVTPEQAFGGTFHINETFSQLGAAYDEAAAGRVPDPLPCEIYCHSLTDPSILSDDLRASGAQTLTVFGLHTPHSLAVGDPDRMRDRLTSAVLNSLNSVLAEPIQDVLLEDGAGRLCIEAKTTADLEQSLGMTAGNIFHGALRWPFAEDDAALETPAQRWGVATAHDRILLCGSGSVRGGAVSGIGGHNAAMAVLEG; this is encoded by the coding sequence GTGACGGATAAGGCGTTGGACGTCGTCATCATCGGCGGCGGGCACAACGGCTTGGTGGCCGCTGCCTATCTGGCCCGGGCGGGACGCCGGGTGCAGGTGCTCGAACGCCTCGACCACGTAGGTGGCGCAGCGGTTTCGGCTCATGCCTTCGACGGTGTCGATGCCCGGCTGTCGCGGTACTCGTACCTGGTCAGCCTGTTACCCCAACGCATCGTCACCGATCTGGGCGCCCGGATCCGGTTGTCGCGGCGCCGAATCTCGTCCTACACGCCGGATCCGGCCACCGGCGGCTCCGCCGGGCTGCTGATCGGCCCGCGGCCCACGTTCGATGCGATCGGTGCCGGTGCCGATGCGGCCGGCTTCAGCGATTTCTACCGACGGTGCGGGCTGGTCACCTCCCGAATCTGGCCCACCCTGTTGCAGCCGCTGTGCACCCGGTCGGAGATGCGCCGGAACGTGCTCAGCGGACAGGACGCCGAAACCGCAGCGGCCTGGGAGGCGCTGATCGACCGGCCCATCGGTGAGGCCATCTCCGCCGCGGTGTCGAACGATCTGGTCCGCGGGGTGATGGCGACCGACGCCCTGATCGGCACATTCGCCGGCATCGACGACCCGTCGCTGATCCAGAACGTGTGCTTTCTCTACCATCTGATCGGCGGCGGCACCGGCGACTGGGACGTGCCGGTCGGCGGGATGGGCGCGGTGAGCGGGGCCCTGGCGGCGGCGGCGACCGGCTTCGGCGCCGAAATCATCACCGGTGCAGATGTTTACGCGGTCGATCCGGATGGCGAGGTGCGCTATCGGCAGGCCGGGTCGGCCCGGTGCGTGGCCGCCGACCGGATCCTGGCCAACGTCACCCCCGCCGTGCTCGCCGATCTGCTCGGTGAACCGGCTCCCGCTACTGCCCCGGGCGCGCAGGTGAAGGTCAACCTGATGCTGCGCCGGCTCCCCCGGCTCCGGGACGAATCTGTCACGCCCGAACAGGCATTCGGCGGGACGTTCCACATCAACGAAACCTTCAGCCAGTTGGGCGCGGCCTACGACGAGGCGGCCGCCGGACGCGTCCCCGATCCGCTTCCCTGCGAAATCTATTGCCACTCACTGACCGATCCCAGCATCCTGTCCGACGACCTGCGCGCCTCCGGCGCGCAGACGCTGACCGTCTTCGGCCTGCACACCCCCCACTCATTGGCCGTTGGCGATCCCGACCGGATGCGTGACCGATTGACCTCGGCGGTGCTGAACTCGCTCAATTCTGTTCTGGCCGAACCTATCCAGGATGTTCTCCTGGAGGACGGCGCGGGCCGCCTGTGCATCGAGGCCAAGACCACTGCCGATCTGGAGCAGTCTCTGGGCATGACCGCGGGCAACATCTTCCACGGCGCCCTGCGGTGGCCGTTCGCCGAGGACGACGCTGCGCTGGAGACACCCGCACAGCGCTGGGGCGTGGCCACCGCCCACGACCGCATCCTGCTGTGTGGCTCCGGGTCGGTGCGCGGCGGCGCAGTCTCCGGCATCGGCGGGCACAACGCCGCGATGGCGGTGCTCGAAGGCTGA
- a CDS encoding nuclear transport factor 2 family protein, with product MPRRTMVTMPQACEFTPTTADVDSVLAWFAHYDTLAVNKDVEGMADQAMFPLNEVTDGSAATVDRAGFIAQMTEQLGQSTDFAMESTRTPHFINENLVFVITDATFTADGFSQRVRYGDLLVKCDGAWKFQTMVQGGWGEN from the coding sequence ATGCCGAGGAGAACCATGGTCACCATGCCGCAGGCCTGCGAATTCACCCCCACCACCGCCGATGTCGACTCGGTGCTGGCCTGGTTCGCGCACTACGACACACTGGCGGTCAACAAGGACGTCGAAGGCATGGCCGATCAGGCGATGTTTCCGCTCAACGAGGTCACCGACGGCAGCGCCGCGACGGTCGACCGCGCCGGGTTCATCGCCCAGATGACCGAACAGTTGGGCCAGAGCACCGATTTCGCGATGGAGTCCACGCGGACGCCGCATTTCATCAACGAGAACCTGGTGTTCGTCATCACCGACGCGACGTTCACCGCCGACGGGTTCAGCCAGCGGGTGCGCTACGGCGATCTGCTGGTCAAGTGCGACGGTGCGTGGAAGTTCCAGACGATGGTGCAGGGCGGGTGGGGCGAGAACTGA